In the genome of Triticum urartu cultivar G1812 chromosome 5, Tu2.1, whole genome shotgun sequence, one region contains:
- the LOC125508617 gene encoding hydroxymethylglutaryl-CoA lyase, mitochondrial, translating to MSSLEEPLGLGDLPKLSINRLGRFCQSACRSTADDRSTGNYTPSNSGNNQTLFHSTSHSWHLQGQYTDSSCNGADMEFRTLPQKVSWDLPRFVKVVEVGPRDGLQNEKNIVPTSVKIELIHKLVASGLSVVEATSFVSPRWVPQLADAKDVLEGIQHAPDVRFPVLTPNLRGFEAAVAAGAKEVAVFASASESFSKSNINCTIEESLARYRDVTSAAKKHGICIRGYVSCVVGCPVEGAVHPSKVAYVAKELYDMGCAEISLGDTIGVGTPGRVVPMLEAVMAVVPADKLAVHFHDTYGQALANILVSLQMGIGVVDSSVSGLGGCPYAKGATGNVATEDVVYMLHGLGIETNVDLGKLMDAGDYICKHLDRPSGSKTATALCRLTA from the exons ATGTCGAGCCTCGAGGAGCCACTTGGCCTTGGGGACCTGCCAAAGTTGAGTATTAATAGACTTGGAAGGTTCTGCCAAAGTGCCTGCAGATCAACAGCTGATGACCGCAGCACCGGCAA TTACACGCCCAGCAACAGTGGCAACAACCAGACGCTCTTTCACAGCACTTCCCACTCATGGCATCTGCAAGGCCAGTATACCGACTCGTCCTGCAATGGAGCGGATATGGAGTTTAGAACTCTTCCACAAAAG GTTTCGTGGGATCTCCCAAGGTTTGTGAAGGTGGTTGAGGTTGGACCACGAGATGGTCTGCAGAATGAGAAGAACATTGTACCGACATCAGTAAAGATTGAGCTGATACACAAGTTGGTGGCTTCTGGCCTGTCAGTAGTTGAAGCCACAAGTTTTGTTTCCCCAAGATGGGTGCCGCAG CTAGCTGATGCAAAGGATGTCCTTGAAGGTATCCAGCATGCGCCAGATGTGCGGTTTCCTGTGTTAACTCCTAACCTCAGA GGATTTGAGGCTGCTGTTGCAGCTGGTGCAAAAGAAGTTGCGGTTTTTGCATCCGCCTCTGAATCCTTCTCTAAGTCGAACATCAACTGCACCATCGAGGAAAGCCTTGCTCGGTACCGTGATGTTACTTCTGCTGCCAAGAAACATGGAATATGTATCCGCGG GTATGTTTCATGTGTGGTGGGCTGCCCCGTGGAAGGCGCTGTGCATCCATCAAAGGTAGCATATGTTGCCAAGGAACTCTACGACATGGGTTGCGCGGAGATTTCACTCGGTGACACGATTGGTGTCGGTACGCCAG GCAGGGTAGTTCCTATGCTGGAGGCGGTCATGGCTGTCGTTCCGGCAGACAAGCTGGCCGTTCACTTCCACGATACATATGGCCAAGCCCTTGCCAACATCCTAGTCTCTCTCCAG ATGGGGATCGGCGTAGTGGACTCGTCTGTGTCGGGCCTTGGAGGGTGCCCATACGCGAAGGGCGCCACGGGCAACGTGGCGACGGAGGACGTGGTGTACATGCTTCACGGCCTGGGGATAGAGACCAACGTCGACCTCGGCAAGCTCATGGACGCTGGCGACTACATCTGTAAGCACCTGGACCGCCCGTCAGGCTCCAAGACTGCAACAGCTTTGTGCAGGCTAACGGCCTGA